One stretch of Malus domestica chromosome 14, GDT2T_hap1 DNA includes these proteins:
- the LOC139191272 gene encoding uncharacterized protein codes for MVLNDVDPNSMEDVKMGGRANIVADAFSRKTPVRINAWYACYVHLLVDLKSTGVKLGIENREEALLISKLDPFGRSYSRLKRLTKKFKNLFNARNNGKKKDLRVRESDGKLMQENKVFIPNVMELKKPVMDEAYGAAYARRHEGIKTYLIIRTFYYLPSMKREMAKYVSKRIISHQVKAERNKSFGIM; via the exons atggtgctaaatgatgttgatCCTAATAGTATGGAAGATGTAAAGATG GGTGGTCGAGCTAATATTGTGGCTGATGCATTTAGTAGGAAGACCCCAGTGAGAATTAATGCTTGGTACGCTTGCTATGTTcatcttcttgtggatttgaaatctactggagtaaagttgggTATCGAAAATCGAGAAGAAGCCTTGCTAATTTCCAAGTTGGACCCATTTGGTAGATCGTACTCGAGACTCAAGCGTTTgacgaagaaattcaagaatttatttaatgCAAGGAATaacgggaaaaagaaagaccttagagttagagaatcagatggcaagcttatgcaagagaacaaggtgTTTATACCTAATGTTATGGAATTAAAGAAACCAGTTATGGACGAAGCGTACGGTGCAGCTTATGCAAGGCGTCATGAAGGTATTAAAACGTATCTTATCATTCGAACATTTTACTATTTACcgagtatgaaaagagaaatggcGAAGTATGTTAGTAAGCGTATCATCAGTCATCAGgttaaagcagaaagaaataagTCTTTTGGAATAATGTAG
- the LOC103455370 gene encoding transcription factor MYB106-like — translation MGKSSGYPPASGIKKGSWTPEEDKRLLAYIQLHGHGSWRSLPQKAGLKRCGKSCRLRWRNYLRPDIKRGNFSLHEDQTIIQLHALLGNRWSAIAAHLPKRTDNEIKNYWNANLKKRLAKIGFDPVTHKSKAAILASANGDPKKLSNLSHIAQWESARLQAEARFVKESKLRMHESAPAVSFFDDYHQLAPPLVPQCLDILEASAWESLISMSKSSSRSAALTNDINGLDHHHVHDHGLNMNGQDYGPNFQVPISDQQLSSLMGFDEATAPSVATGSMNINEHFGQYCGNECSELLVVLHQNIGFESEDAWTSLEKLM, via the exons ATGGGAAAGTCTAGCGGCTATCCACCGGCGTCAGGCATAAAGAAAGGTTCATGGACCCCTGAAGAGGACAAAAGGCTTTTAGCTTACATTCAACTACACGGCCATGGAAGCTGGCGTTCCTTGCCCCAGAAAGCTG GTCTAAAAAGATGCGGGAAGAGCTGTAGGCTAAGGTGGAGAAACTACCTCAGACCTGATATTAAGAGGGGAAATTTCAGTTTGCACGAAGACCAAACCATCATTCAACTCCATGCACTTCTTGGCAACAG GTGGTCGGCCATAGCTGCACACTTACCAAAGAGAACAGACAATGAGATCAAGAACTACTGGAACGCAAATCTGAAGAAAAGGTTGGCCAAGATAGGATTTGACCCTGTAACCCACAAGTCCAAGGCTGCCATTCTTGCCTCTGCAAATGGCGACCCCAAAAAGTTGTCAAATCTCAGCCACATTGCTCAGTGGGAAAGTGCCAGGCTTCAAGCCGAGGCCAGGTTCGTCAAAGAATCCAAACTACGTATGCATGAATCTGCGCCGGCGGTGTCGTTTTTCGATGATTATCATCAGCTTGCTCCACCACTAGTTCCACAGTGCCTTGACATACTAGAAGCATCCGCATGGGAAAGCCTAATATCCATGTCAAAGTCATCGTCAAGATCCGCTGCCCTAACCAATGATATAAACGGCCTGGATCATCATCATGTTCATGACCATGGTCTTAATATGAACGGCCAAGATTATGGTCCTAATTTTCAGGttccaatatctgatcaacaaTTATCAAGCCTGATGGGATTTGATGAAGCAACGGCGCCATCAGTAGCCACTGGATCGATGAATATCAATGAACATTTCGGTCAATATTGTGGTAATGAATGCAGTGAATTATTGGTGGTCCTCCATCAAAATATCGGTTTTGAATCCGAAGATGCTTGGACTAGTTTGGAAAAATTAATGTAA